A genomic stretch from Caloenas nicobarica isolate bCalNic1 chromosome 3, bCalNic1.hap1, whole genome shotgun sequence includes:
- the VIP gene encoding VIP peptides → MEHRGASPLLLALALLSALCWRARALPPRGAAFPPVPRLGNRMPFDGASEPDHAHGSLKSESDILQNTLPENEKFYFDLSRIIDRNARHADGIFTSVYSHLLAKLAVKRYLHSLIRKRVSSQDSPVKRHSDAVFTDNYSRFRKQMAVKKYLNSVLTGKRSQEELNPAKLRDEAELLEPSFSENYDSVDDLLSRLPLDL, encoded by the exons ATGGAGCACCGCGGCGCCTCCCCGCTCCTCCTCGCCCTCGCCCTCCTCAGCGCCCTCTGCTGGCGGGCGCGGGCGCTGCCCCCGCGGGGCGCCGCCTTCCCCCCCGTCCCGCG ATTGGGAAACAGAATGCCATTTGATGGAGCCAGTGAACCTGACCATGCCCACGGGTCATTAAAGTCTGAATCAGACATTTTGCAGAACACACTacctgaaaatgagaaattctaTTTTGATCTGTCCAGAATTATTGATAG aaatgcaagGCATGCTGATGGAATTTTCACCAGTGTCTACAGCCATCTTTTGGCTAAACTTGCTGTGAAGAGATATCTGCATTCGCTTATTAGAAAACGAGTTAG CTCCCAGGACAGTCCTGTCAAACGCCACTCTGACGCTGTCTTCACTGACAACTACAGCCGCTTTCGAAAGCAAATGGCTGTGAAGAAGTACTTAAACTCAgttttaactggaaaaagaag CCAAGAAGAGCTCAACCCTGCTAAACTTCGAGATGAAGCAGAACTTCTTGAACcttccttttcagaaaactaTGATTCTGTAGATGATCTGCTGAGCCGCCTCCCACTG gacCTCTGA